In Dehalococcoidia bacterium, one DNA window encodes the following:
- a CDS encoding LLM class flavin-dependent oxidoreductase — MEEKMSGTVGIACMAADAPSALANIERAEQLGIRAAWLTAGGLTSDSLTLFAAAAVRTRHILLGTSIAQTWTRHPLLMAVQAATVAALAPGRFRLGIGPSHGPQMEPTWGIPYEKPLAHLRDYLAVLRPALQRGEVHVENRRYRVHAVLPKAPGVPVLISALREKSFRLAGELTDGAITWVTPITFVQQRAVPAIAEGARAAGRPTPPIIFHAPVCLTDRPQEARAAARQQLALYPRLPNYAAMFRAAGYEPENDSWTDAMIDAVVISGDETTVANRLRALFAQGVSEVIVHPIGAPSDPAGSTERAWQLVASLQ; from the coding sequence ATGGAGGAGAAGATGAGCGGCACCGTCGGGATCGCCTGCATGGCAGCGGATGCGCCGAGCGCCTTGGCGAACATCGAGCGGGCGGAGCAGCTGGGCATCCGCGCTGCCTGGCTGACCGCCGGCGGACTGACGAGCGACTCACTGACCCTCTTCGCGGCGGCCGCTGTCCGAACACGCCATATCCTGCTCGGCACCTCCATCGCCCAAACGTGGACGCGCCATCCCCTCCTGATGGCGGTCCAAGCGGCAACGGTGGCGGCGCTCGCGCCCGGCCGCTTCCGGCTAGGCATCGGCCCGAGCCACGGTCCTCAGATGGAGCCAACGTGGGGCATTCCCTACGAGAAGCCGCTCGCCCACCTGCGGGACTACCTCGCCGTGCTTAGGCCCGCCCTTCAGCGCGGGGAGGTTCACGTCGAAAACCGGCGCTATCGTGTCCATGCCGTGCTGCCGAAGGCGCCGGGCGTGCCAGTGCTGATCTCGGCGCTGCGCGAGAAGTCGTTCCGGCTCGCCGGCGAGCTGACCGATGGCGCGATCACGTGGGTGACCCCGATCACCTTCGTCCAGCAGCGCGCCGTGCCGGCCATCGCCGAAGGCGCCCGAGCAGCGGGGCGACCCACGCCGCCGATCATCTTTCATGCGCCCGTCTGCCTCACCGATCGCCCGCAGGAGGCGCGCGCGGCAGCGCGCCAGCAGCTCGCGCTGTACCCGCGGCTGCCGAACTATGCCGCGATGTTCCGCGCGGCCGGCTACGAGCCCGAAAACGACAGCTGGACCGACGCGATGATCGACGCGGTGGTGATCTCCGGCGACGAAACGACGGTCGCCAACCGGCTGCGTGCGCTCTTCGCTCAGGGTGTCAGCGAGGTGATTGTCCATCCCATCGGAGCGCCGTCCGACCCTGCGGGCTCGACCGAGCGGGCTTGGCAGCTGGTCGCCAGCCTGCAGTAA
- a CDS encoding PAS domain-containing protein: protein MTISKGLTSYRHPSGLHDIAPAVEPIDSAFDRLIACAVRVLGVEVAALCHGERRRVIAQTDAPVLVDAVRQVEEWIGGSAAPVFLDDLSTARDAPMFEPLTAAGLRAVAGVPLSPGAGTVVGVLCVCSTLPRGWTDDDRAVLQGLAAAALSEIMLREAMARVAEQRDLMHRMLDRVTDGFVAIDRQWRFAYLNASAEQVIERPRDEVIGRVVWEVFPGAMTTLFGPAVRRAAERGETVIVEDQLPWSGRWLEARIFPSADGLSIYLHDTTDRRLAAQEREARAVAEAQRDGVILASREAAHLLNNDIALPMGLVELALLDSSLSARTRALLVDIGRSLERLHATIRRFQSIARVETKETPVGRALDLARSTEETAG from the coding sequence ATGACAATCTCGAAAGGTCTGACCTCGTATCGCCATCCAAGCGGCCTCCACGATATTGCCCCGGCGGTCGAGCCGATCGACAGCGCGTTTGACCGGCTGATTGCCTGCGCTGTTCGGGTTCTCGGCGTTGAGGTTGCGGCGCTCTGCCACGGCGAGCGAAGGCGCGTTATAGCGCAGACGGACGCTCCTGTGCTAGTCGACGCAGTTCGTCAGGTTGAGGAATGGATTGGGGGCAGCGCCGCGCCGGTCTTTCTTGACGACCTCTCGACCGCCCGCGACGCCCCGATGTTCGAGCCTCTCACTGCTGCCGGCCTGCGCGCTGTGGCGGGCGTCCCTCTTTCCCCGGGCGCCGGCACAGTCGTCGGCGTCCTTTGCGTCTGCTCGACCCTGCCGCGCGGGTGGACGGACGACGATCGCGCCGTTCTGCAGGGGCTGGCTGCGGCGGCGCTCAGCGAGATCATGCTGCGCGAGGCGATGGCGCGCGTTGCAGAGCAGCGCGACCTGATGCATCGGATGCTGGACCGGGTGACGGACGGCTTCGTTGCCATCGATCGACAATGGCGTTTTGCCTATCTCAACGCAAGCGCGGAACAGGTGATCGAGCGGCCGCGGGATGAGGTGATCGGCCGCGTTGTCTGGGAGGTCTTTCCCGGGGCGATGACGACGCTGTTCGGGCCGGCGGTGCGGCGCGCGGCCGAACGCGGCGAGACAGTCATTGTTGAGGACCAGCTCCCCTGGAGCGGGCGCTGGCTTGAGGCGCGCATCTTTCCCAGCGCTGATGGACTGTCGATCTACCTCCACGACACGACCGATCGGCGGCTGGCCGCTCAGGAGCGCGAAGCGCGGGCAGTGGCTGAGGCGCAGCGCGACGGCGTCATCCTCGCGAGCCGCGAAGCGGCGCATCTGCTGAACAACGACATTGCTCTCCCGATGGGGCTGGTCGAACTCGCGCTGCTTGACTCTAGCCTCTCTGCGCGCACTCGTGCGCTGCTCGTTGACATCGGCCGGTCTCTGGAGCGGCTGCACGCGACAATCCGCCGCTTCCAGTCGATCGCGCGGGTGGAGACGAAAGAGACGCCCGTGGGGCGGGCGCTCGACTTGGCGCGCTCCACGGAAGAGACTGCCGGTTAA
- a CDS encoding LLM class flavin-dependent oxidoreductase, translated as MTIFDRLSLGVHASGASPRDAIAVARALERAGWWGISIGDSALDSFAALAAVAAATERLHLRNGVAILGRTPVQTATAAATVDELAPGRYRLGLGTGSRERTSGWHDIDYGRIVGRFRDYVSAVRAAWATTPGAPASYEGPFYRFRGYARLRPPATPSLPIDLAANGPQMLRLAGALGDGVMFNDLHTGPFLRDVALPAVEAGERHACRPVGTARRIGAFLVSLGPSKAAAIARGRAGVQAYLVISHNRHVLEHYGRQDVKAAIERALADGDSAAVARAIPDDLVDLFALCGDATEIRRRLAAYDGVLDEAILHIPEWRVPGAAAVAAYFEVIEALAPR; from the coding sequence ATGACGATTTTCGACCGGCTGTCACTCGGTGTCCACGCGAGCGGCGCCTCCCCCCGCGACGCGATTGCCGTCGCTCGCGCCCTCGAACGCGCCGGCTGGTGGGGCATTTCGATCGGCGACTCCGCGCTCGACTCGTTCGCGGCGCTCGCTGCCGTTGCCGCCGCCACGGAGCGGCTTCACCTGCGCAACGGCGTGGCGATCCTCGGTCGGACGCCCGTCCAGACGGCGACCGCAGCCGCGACGGTCGACGAGCTCGCCCCGGGACGCTATCGCCTTGGGCTCGGCACCGGCTCGCGCGAGCGCACGAGCGGCTGGCACGACATCGACTACGGACGGATTGTCGGCCGGTTCCGCGACTATGTCAGCGCGGTGCGCGCCGCCTGGGCGACGACGCCCGGCGCGCCCGCCTCCTACGAGGGGCCGTTCTACCGCTTTCGCGGCTATGCTCGGCTGCGCCCGCCCGCCACTCCATCCTTGCCGATTGATCTCGCCGCGAATGGTCCGCAGATGCTCCGCCTCGCCGGCGCCCTCGGTGACGGCGTGATGTTCAACGATCTTCACACCGGGCCGTTCTTACGCGACGTTGCTCTGCCAGCAGTCGAGGCGGGGGAGCGTCATGCCTGCCGACCGGTGGGGACAGCGCGGCGGATCGGCGCGTTCCTCGTCTCGCTCGGTCCCAGTAAAGCGGCGGCAATCGCCCGCGGCCGAGCCGGCGTTCAGGCCTACCTCGTCATTAGCCACAACCGCCACGTGCTCGAGCACTACGGCCGGCAGGATGTCAAAGCCGCGATCGAGCGCGCCCTCGCCGACGGCGACAGCGCAGCGGTGGCCCGGGCGATCCCAGATGACCTCGTCGACTTGTTCGCGCTCTGCGGCGACGCGACCGAAATACGCCGGCGCCTCGCCGCTTATGACGGCGTGCTGGACGAGGCGATCCTCCACATCCCCGAATGGCGTGTGCCGGGAGCGGCGGCTGTCGCGGCCTACTTCGAGGTGATTGAGGCGCTTGCTCCGCGTTAA
- a CDS encoding glycosyltransferase family 4 protein, protein MRITIDLSAAVRRHGGLGRYAHELTAALVALDRGDDYQAFLHSAGRDLRPDPPLDRLPVRRIPLDAKPWRMSVLLASFAHLPLDAAIGPTTIFHGTDHLLPPTRRIRTVFTVHDLIFRFYPEHHLPLNRWYLTLMMPRFLRAADALIAVSEQTKRDVVALYGVPAERIHVIYEGVASRFQPVDDPAQRAALRQRLGLPERFLLYLGTIEPRKNLIALLDAYQSLVAAGETADLVIAGRRGWLFEPVFAHVRRLGLERRVHFLGWVEDADTPTLLSAARAFVFPSLYEGFGLPPLEAMACGTPVVASNTSSLPEVVGDAGLLVPPTDRAALAAALRRVLADDPLVTALREKGLRRARRFRWEKTALETLAVYRTVAGGTTR, encoded by the coding sequence ATGCGGATTACGATCGATCTCTCCGCCGCAGTGCGCCGCCACGGCGGGCTCGGCCGCTACGCCCACGAACTGACCGCCGCTCTCGTCGCGCTTGACCGCGGCGACGACTATCAGGCGTTTCTCCATTCCGCCGGACGCGACCTCCGGCCCGACCCGCCGCTTGACCGTCTTCCTGTCCGGCGCATCCCCCTCGATGCCAAGCCATGGCGGATGAGTGTTCTGCTTGCATCCTTTGCTCATCTGCCCCTCGACGCCGCGATCGGGCCGACGACGATCTTCCACGGTACGGACCATCTGCTCCCGCCGACGCGCCGCATCCGGACAGTCTTCACTGTCCACGACCTGATCTTTCGCTTCTACCCGGAGCATCATCTGCCGCTTAATCGCTGGTATCTGACGCTGATGATGCCCCGCTTCCTGCGCGCCGCCGATGCCTTGATCGCCGTCTCAGAGCAGACCAAGCGGGATGTCGTCGCGCTCTACGGCGTGCCAGCGGAGCGCATCCACGTCATCTACGAGGGCGTCGCCTCGCGCTTCCAGCCGGTGGACGACCCGGCGCAGCGTGCCGCGCTCCGGCAGCGGCTTGGCCTGCCGGAGCGTTTTCTGCTCTATCTCGGGACGATCGAGCCGCGCAAGAATCTCATCGCGCTGCTCGACGCCTACCAGTCGCTCGTCGCCGCCGGCGAGACGGCCGACCTCGTTATCGCGGGACGCCGCGGCTGGCTGTTCGAGCCGGTGTTCGCTCACGTCCGTCGGCTCGGCCTCGAACGCCGCGTCCATTTCTTGGGATGGGTGGAGGACGCCGACACCCCAACCCTCCTCTCGGCAGCCCGCGCCTTCGTTTTTCCCTCGCTCTACGAGGGCTTCGGCTTGCCGCCCCTCGAGGCGATGGCCTGCGGCACGCCGGTCGTCGCCTCCAACACCTCCTCCTTACCGGAAGTTGTTGGCGATGCAGGGCTGCTCGTGCCTCCCACCGACCGCGCCGCGCTTGCTGCCGCCCTCCGGCGCGTGCTTGCCGATGACCCCCTTGTCACCGCGCTGCGTGAGAAGGGGCTGCGCCGAGCGCGCCGCTTCCGGTGGGAGAAGACCGCCCTCGAAACCTTGGCCGTCTACCGGACGGTCGCCGGAGGAACGACGCGATGA
- a CDS encoding 1,4-dihydroxy-2-naphthoate polyprenyltransferase — translation MTRSDRPSVLQVWLLAIRWRTLSAAVAPVLVGTGLAIGDAVFDPLATAAALIAALCIQIGTNLANDLYDYRRGADRERVGPTRVVTAGLLSPRAAQRGVLAFFGLALLAGTVLVFRGGWPIVIIGLASLAAGYAYTAGPFPLAYNGLGDLAAFLFFGVIGVTGMYYVHALVWSPWALLASLPVAALVTGILIVNNIRDLDGDRRVGKRTLAVILGRAGARLEFCFLLALAYLVPIVFAFAGRSWAALPLLSAPLAVPLARTVLQRDDAAALNPALFRAAQLLALHSALFALGLAL, via the coding sequence ATGACGCGCTCGGACCGTCCCTCCGTGCTGCAGGTTTGGCTGCTGGCGATCCGCTGGCGGACACTCTCGGCAGCGGTTGCGCCGGTCCTTGTAGGGACGGGCCTCGCGATTGGCGACGCGGTCTTCGACCCGCTTGCAACTGCGGCAGCGCTGATCGCAGCACTCTGCATCCAGATTGGCACCAATCTTGCCAACGACCTCTACGACTATCGGCGCGGCGCTGATCGTGAGCGTGTCGGTCCGACGCGCGTGGTGACGGCGGGCCTGCTGTCGCCGCGGGCAGCACAGCGCGGGGTCCTCGCCTTTTTCGGGCTGGCGCTGCTGGCAGGGACGGTGCTCGTCTTCCGCGGGGGGTGGCCTATTGTGATCATTGGTCTTGCTTCCCTCGCCGCCGGCTATGCCTACACTGCCGGCCCGTTCCCGCTCGCCTACAACGGCCTCGGCGATCTCGCCGCCTTTCTCTTCTTCGGGGTCATCGGCGTCACCGGGATGTACTACGTCCACGCGCTGGTCTGGTCGCCCTGGGCGCTGCTCGCCAGCTTGCCGGTCGCCGCGCTGGTAACCGGGATCCTGATCGTCAACAACATCCGCGACCTCGACGGCGACCGCCGGGTCGGCAAACGGACGCTGGCCGTCATCCTCGGCCGCGCCGGCGCGCGCCTCGAGTTCTGCTTCCTGCTGGCGCTCGCCTACCTTGTTCCGATCGTCTTTGCCTTCGCCGGCCGAAGCTGGGCAGCGCTCCCGCTCTTAAGCGCGCCTCTCGCCGTTCCGCTCGCTCGTACGGTGCTGCAGCGCGACGACGCGGCAGCGCTCAATCCTGCGCTCTTTCGAGCAGCGCAGCTGCTGGCGCTGCACAGCGCCCTCTTCGCTCTCGGCTTGGCCCTCTAG